The following are encoded together in the Arcticibacterium luteifluviistationis genome:
- a CDS encoding tail fiber domain-containing protein has protein sequence MKSLQIILSLLLIHTSLFSQIQSLSSDPDGSVTIMPQGITSKKTDPTKTSSNIGLGYHTLFFNTTGTSNVAVGTSALYNNTTGLENTASGAGSLGSNTEGYGNAATGSYALHSNTTASNNTATGSYSLYQNTTATGNTADGAYSLYNNTTGSINVAMGRSALYNTTEGFGNSAIGAYSLYSNTEGDNNTATGRYSLYYNVTGQINMANGSEALYYNTTGSRNTANGKSALFRNTTAEQNTATGSEALYNTTSGSNNTAIGRQALFSNTTGANNVANGASALHLNTTGSNNTADGAVALYVNTTGSFNTAIGFAALLGNATGDRNTAIGYAAGVTSANLSNTIAIGSSASVNASNKIRIGDAGITSATIQVAWDVTSDQRWKEEVVPLPLGLKFINDLKPVSYHRKNNEKQDLEFGVIAQDLEETLKKYGLSNEQLGLLNKDQGGYYSVRYNDLIATLIKAEQEQQQFIEAQEKIIGGHEKRFQQQEKQMAQLASALANIVTRLSETQ, from the coding sequence ATGAAAAGTTTACAAATTATTCTTTCTCTGCTCTTAATCCACACTTCTTTATTTTCTCAGATACAAAGTTTATCAAGCGACCCAGACGGCTCGGTGACTATAATGCCTCAGGGTATTACTTCTAAAAAGACAGACCCTACAAAAACATCTTCCAACATAGGATTAGGCTATCATACGTTGTTTTTTAACACCACGGGAACTTCCAATGTCGCTGTAGGAACTTCTGCACTTTATAATAATACCACTGGTCTTGAAAACACAGCAAGCGGAGCGGGTTCACTTGGTAGCAATACGGAGGGATATGGAAATGCCGCTACTGGAAGCTACGCACTTCATAGTAACACAACGGCTTCTAACAATACAGCAACTGGAAGCTATTCACTTTATCAAAACACCACAGCAACTGGAAATACGGCAGATGGAGCTTACTCACTTTATAATAATACGACAGGGTCTATCAATGTCGCTATGGGAAGGTCTGCTCTGTACAATACAACGGAAGGTTTTGGGAATTCGGCAATTGGAGCATATTCATTATACAGTAACACAGAAGGTGATAACAATACGGCTACTGGGCGATATTCACTATATTATAATGTAACAGGACAGATCAACATGGCCAACGGAAGTGAGGCACTTTACTATAACACAACCGGCTCAAGAAATACTGCGAACGGCAAGTCTGCACTTTTTAGAAATACTACTGCCGAACAAAATACAGCAACGGGAAGTGAGGCTCTTTACAATACTACCTCAGGGTCAAATAATACAGCTATTGGACGCCAAGCTCTTTTTTCGAACACTACTGGTGCAAATAACGTGGCCAATGGAGCTAGTGCATTACACCTAAATACAACTGGCAGTAATAATACTGCCGATGGAGCCGTAGCACTTTACGTTAATACAACAGGTAGTTTTAATACAGCTATTGGATTTGCCGCATTGTTGGGTAATGCCACTGGAGATAGGAATACGGCCATTGGTTATGCTGCAGGTGTTACCTCTGCTAACCTCTCCAACACCATTGCCATTGGTTCATCTGCTAGCGTTAATGCCAGTAATAAAATTAGAATTGGTGACGCTGGAATAACCTCTGCCACTATACAGGTAGCCTGGGACGTAACATCTGATCAGAGGTGGAAAGAAGAAGTGGTACCGCTGCCATTGGGTTTAAAATTTATCAATGATTTAAAACCAGTTAGCTACCACCGGAAGAACAATGAAAAACAAGATTTAGAGTTTGGGGTAATTGCTCAAGATTTAGAAGAAACGCTTAAAAAATATGGGCTTTCAAATGAGCAGCTTGGGCTTCTAAACAAAGATCAGGGCGGTTATTATTCTGTAAGATACAATGACCTGATTGCAACACTTATTAAAGCGGAGCAAGAACAACAGCAGTTTATTGAAGCACAAGAGAAGATCATTGGAGGTCATGAAAAGCGGTTTCAGCAACAAGAAAAACAAATGGCACAATTAGCCTCCGCACTTGCAAATATTGTTACTAGGTTATCGGAAACTCAATGA
- a CDS encoding tail fiber domain-containing protein, translating into MRKVKTLLAFILVPFLLTAQSVLITPGAQSINGDSTTQKQLNAFGNGLLVGPKVKFTDEDPASNVHIMDCGTTNFSNSLAGTLKDPNGDSDYLSGFAHDCDFYFSTVDPLFLAYQIDFEVLDTEAAEDTVFIMNSFGTTVLASYSGNSLPPSLRVLNNSVLIRFKTNSTVVGAGFVLTWKAILRDEMPVPIQNYSGEGIVYDVSSNSLWAGRHNPLDFENKGGYSTALGYNSKAIGSVSTALGSNSTASGFASTAMGEYTEASGNYSTAMGEWAKASGNYSTAMGLEAIASGNSSTAMGLGTIASGTYSTAMGRSTIASGNSSTAMGRGTEANTSYSTAMGYNTKARGYASTAMGELTEADTSYATAMGYFSKASGYSSTAMGEYTEASGNSSTAMGYNTEASGKSSTAMGYNTKASGNYSTTMGRSTRADTIYATAMGFESVASGYSSTAMGQNTAASGYSSTAMGLSTVASGDYSTAIGSNTTASSSFSTSMGASTTASGLYSTSMGQNTFASGIVSTAMGDNTTASGDFSTAIGRDVTSNGVGTFTIGDSNPGSGVLTIATDNQFVGRFYNGYYLLTSQMGDPSRGVRINHDQTAWSSISDSTKKENFIPANGDAFLGKLKDLKLGSWNYKINKANPERFYGPMAQEIYAAYGKDAKGTIGSDTLVSTLNMDGLLFIFAQELEKRTTNLKEENNALKSEIDALKEKYDQNVVANKHLKNDFEQRISQLEKLLTVKSEGDLAKLP; encoded by the coding sequence ATGAGAAAAGTAAAAACACTTTTAGCCTTTATTTTAGTACCCTTTTTACTCACAGCTCAGTCTGTGTTAATTACCCCAGGAGCTCAAAGTATAAATGGAGACAGCACCACTCAAAAACAATTAAACGCTTTTGGGAATGGCTTGTTAGTAGGACCAAAAGTTAAGTTTACAGATGAGGACCCTGCCAGTAATGTGCATATTATGGATTGTGGAACAACCAATTTTAGTAATTCATTAGCAGGAACTTTAAAAGACCCAAATGGAGATTCAGATTATTTAAGCGGTTTTGCACATGATTGTGACTTTTATTTTAGTACTGTTGACCCCCTTTTTCTTGCCTATCAAATTGATTTTGAGGTTTTGGATACGGAGGCAGCTGAAGATACAGTTTTTATCATGAATTCGTTCGGGACTACAGTACTGGCGTCTTATTCTGGCAACTCCTTACCTCCTAGTCTAAGAGTCTTAAACAACTCCGTATTGATTAGGTTTAAAACAAATAGTACTGTAGTAGGAGCCGGTTTTGTTTTGACTTGGAAAGCTATATTAAGAGATGAAATGCCTGTTCCTATTCAAAATTATTCTGGAGAAGGTATAGTGTATGACGTATCATCCAATTCCTTATGGGCTGGAAGGCATAATCCTTTAGATTTTGAAAATAAAGGAGGGTATTCTACGGCTTTGGGTTATAATTCAAAAGCGATTGGTTCAGTTTCCACCGCCTTGGGTAGTAATTCAACAGCAAGTGGTTTTGCCTCTACTGCTATGGGTGAGTATACAGAAGCCAGTGGTAATTACTCTACCGCCATGGGAGAATGGGCAAAGGCAAGTGGTAATTATTCGACTGCTATGGGGCTTGAAGCGATAGCAAGTGGTAATTCTTCCACCGCTATGGGGTTGGGAACCATCGCAAGTGGTACTTATTCCACAGCGATGGGTAGGTCAACCATTGCCAGTGGTAATTCTTCTACTGCGATGGGAAGAGGTACAGAAGCAAACACATCTTATTCCACAGCAATGGGGTACAATACAAAGGCCCGTGGCTATGCATCAACAGCAATGGGTGAATTAACAGAAGCAGATACGTCTTATGCCACTGCTATGGGTTATTTTTCAAAAGCAAGTGGCTATTCTTCAACTGCTATGGGTGAGTATACAGAAGCCAGTGGAAATTCTTCAACTGCAATGGGTTATAATACAGAAGCCAGTGGGAAATCTTCAACTGCAATGGGTTATAATACAAAAGCCAGTGGTAATTATTCCACCACTATGGGAAGAAGTACAAGAGCTGATACCATTTATGCAACGGCTATGGGGTTTGAGTCTGTAGCAAGTGGTTATTCATCTACAGCAATGGGTCAAAATACAGCAGCAAGCGGCTATTCTTCAACTGCAATGGGTTTAAGTACAGTAGCTAGTGGAGATTATTCAACAGCAATTGGTTCAAATACAACCGCAAGTAGCTCTTTCTCTACCTCCATGGGTGCATCGACAACAGCTAGTGGACTCTATTCGACCTCAATGGGTCAGAATACTTTCGCCAGTGGAATTGTATCTACTGCCATGGGCGATAACACAACAGCAAGTGGCGATTTTTCCACTGCCATAGGGAGAGATGTTACATCAAATGGTGTAGGAACTTTTACCATTGGTGACTCAAATCCTGGTTCTGGTGTTTTGACTATAGCTACGGATAATCAGTTTGTAGGTAGATTCTACAATGGTTATTATTTACTTACCAGTCAAATGGGAGATCCTTCACGAGGTGTTAGAATAAATCATGACCAAACAGCCTGGTCTTCCATTTCAGATTCTACAAAAAAGGAAAACTTTATTCCCGCCAATGGTGATGCTTTCTTAGGAAAGCTAAAAGACTTAAAATTAGGCTCTTGGAATTATAAAATTAACAAAGCAAATCCAGAACGCTTTTATGGCCCTATGGCACAAGAGATTTATGCCGCTTATGGTAAAGACGCCAAAGGCACTATAGGTTCAGACACCCTAGTGAGCACCTTAAATATGGATGGCTTGCTCTTTATTTTTGCTCAAGAATTGGAGAAAAGGACGACCAATTTAAAGGAAGAAAACAATGCTCTTAAAAGTGAAATTGATGCTTTGAAAGAAAAGTATGATCAAAATGTGGTTGCCAATAAACACTTGAAAAATGACTTTGAACAGCGTATTAGCCAATTAGAAAAACTCCTAACGGTCAAAAGTGAAGGTGATTTGGCAAAGCTACCTTAA